A stretch of the Gossypium hirsutum isolate 1008001.06 chromosome D07, Gossypium_hirsutum_v2.1, whole genome shotgun sequence genome encodes the following:
- the LOC107954515 gene encoding late embryogenesis abundant protein Lea14-A, giving the protein MAELLDKAKNFVADKVANMKKPEASITDVDLSHVGRDGIQYDAKVSVTNPYSAPIPICEISYTLKSAGRVIASGKVPDPGSLKASDSTMLDVAVKVPHSVLVSLIKDIGADWDIDYELEVGLTVDLPLFGDLTIPLSQKGEIKLPTFKDLFF; this is encoded by the exons ATGGCGGAGTTGTTGGACAAGGCGAAGAACTTTGTGGCCGATAAGGTGGCCAATATGAAGAAGCCTGAGGCTAGCATCACGGATGTTGATCTGAGCCATGTAGGCCGTGACGGCATCCAGTATGACGCTAAAGTCTCCGTCACCAACCCCTATAGCGCTCCTATCCCCATCTGCGAGATCTCTTACACTCTCAAAAGTGCTGGCAG GGTGATTGCATCGGGGAAAGTACCAGACCCGGGTTCACTGAAGGCAAGCGACTCGACGATGTTGGACGTTGCAGTGAAGGTACCGCATAGCGTATTGGTAAGCTTGATAAAGGACATCGGTGCAGACTGGGATATTGACTATGAATTGGAAGTGGGACTCACCGTGGATCTTCCTCTCTTTGGAGACCTGACCATCCCTCTCTCTCAGAAAGGAGAGATCAAGCTGCCTACTTTCAAAGACCTCTTCTTTTGA